Proteins from a genomic interval of Maniola jurtina chromosome 8, ilManJurt1.1, whole genome shotgun sequence:
- the LOC123867768 gene encoding molybdenum cofactor sulfurase, giving the protein MSVLSSVIDNQRMQNIRNEFGRLGDKCYLENAGTALYPQTLLTKINDDLQRNVYFNPHSDKHTKDCIEQIRCTVLNHFNTDQSTYSLIFTSGTTQALKLVLESFQFHSEDEDENDKANGSFIYLRDNHTSVIGLRELAKAKNADIIHISHDDFLNALKPCENPKIHHSETEKKKSNALLAYSAQSNFNGYKYPIDCVQEIQNGCLNGYLKKQLCEVICNWYVLLDAASFVATSKLDLSVTQPDFVCFSFYKIFGFPSGLGALLVKNSSMDVLKEKKYFGGGTVDIVLSSEDFHVKRKAFYERFEDGTLPFLSIIALKHCFSVMSCLIPKVINNDIMETLSHHTFYLAKDLYKQLCELEHSNGTKAAVLYMDSDFTDIKRQGGIVTFNLIREDGTYIGYAEFQHMADLFNISLRTGCFCNSGSCQRHLNITNKEMKSMHKAGHKCGDEVDLVNGRPTGAVRVSFGYHNTFNDIDKLVSMITKCFVRQQTLNNQKPKRHLINHNNNEVEVVKTNTAKFKEEILSVLNENNLRHTTPEIFNTGSNATLSEIAIFPIKSCGAFKIKSDWKIGPKGFEYDREWMIVKDNGVCLTQKQNTEMCMILPAIDLKHRHLTLNFKGSAISIPLDVSLSDKYIERSTAPFCQSKVCTDIVKGYDCGDAVADWISNALGISYLRLIRQADDDKRIQKKKNGEEKSLLSLSNQAQFLLINKATVKWLKSKIKDSMFMDDLNSLTDRFRGNLVVDTAHELIEREWQMVVIGNHKFKVEGPCSRCQMICIDQKTGEKTVEPLRTISEEFGGKMRFGIYLSYLGPVNGCKDFILHTNSQVLPYLSDDNISR; this is encoded by the exons ATGTCCGTACTGAGCAGCGTAATCGACAATCAACGTATGCAAAATATAAGAAATGAATTTGGAAGACTTGGTG ACAAATGCTACTTAGAAAATGCAGGAACAGCATTATATCCACAGACACTCTTGACAAAAATAAATGACGATCTCCAAAGAAATGTCTACTTCAACCCACATtcagacaaacatacaaaagACTGTATAGAACAAATAAGATGTACTGTTTTGAACCATTTCAATACAGATCAATCAACATACAGTTTGATATTCACATCTGGCACAACACAGGCCCTAAAACTGGTACTTGAGTCATTCCAATTCCACAGTGAAGATGAAGACGAAAATGATAAAGCCAATGGTTCTTTTATTTATCTGAGAGACAATCATACCTCTGTGATTGGTTTGCGTGAGTTAGCTAAAGCGAAGAATGCAGATATCATCCATATATCACATGATGACTTTCTGAATGCCTTGAAGCCCTGTGAAAATCCCAAAATCCATCATTCCGAGacagaaaaaaagaaaagtaatgCACTGTTAGCATACTCAGCACAGAGCAATTTTAATGGCTATAAGTATCCAATAGACTGTGTGCAGGAAATTCAAAATGGTTGTCTCAATGGTTATTTGAAGAAACAGTTGTGTGAAGTTATCTGTAATTGGTATGTTTTGTTGGACGCAGCATCATTTGTGGCTACGAGTAAACTTGATTTGTCAGTCACCCAACCTGATTTTGTGTGCTtttcattttacaaaatatttggaTTCCCATCTGGATTGGGAGCATTGCTAGTTAAGAACTCTAGTATGGATGtcctaaaggaaaaaaaatactttggtGGTGGTACAGTGGATATTGTTCTCAGCAGTGAAGACTTTCATGTCAAAAGAAAGGCTTTTTACGAAAG GTTTGAAGATGGAACTTTACCATTTTTATCCATCATTGCGCTTAAACATTGCTTTAGTGTAATGTCATGCTTAATACCCAAAGTAATAAACAATGATATAATGGAAACATTATCGCACCATACTTTTTATTTAGCTAAAGATCTATATAAGCAACTTTGTGAACTTGAACACTCAAATGGTACCAAGGCAGCTGTCTTGTATATGGATTCTGATTTTACTGATATCAAGAGACAAGGAGGTATTGTTACATTTAATCTGATAAGGGAAGATGGAACATACATAGGATATGCAGAG TTTCAGCACATGGCAGACCTGTTTAACATTAGTTTAAGAACTGGATGCTTTTGCAATTCAGGATCATGTCAAAgacatttaaatattacaaataaagaaATGAAGAGCATGCACAAAGCTGGTCATAAATGTGGAGATGAAGTGGACTTAGTAAATGGCAGGCCCACTGGAGCTGTGAGAGTCTCATTCGGGTACCACAATACTTTCAATGACATTGATAAGTTAGTTTCAATGATAACCAAATGTTTCGTGAGACAACAGACTCTTAATAACCAAAAACCAAAGAGACatttaataaatcataataataacgAAGTAGAAGTTGTCAAAACAAATACAGCAAAGTTTAAAGAAGAAATACTATCTGttctaaatgaaaataatttgagACATACAACCCCTGAAATATTCAATACTGGGTCGAATGCAACTTTGTCTGAAATAGCAATATTTCCAATCAAATCATGTGgtgcttttaaaataaaatctgatTGGAAAATTGGCCCCAAAGGGTTTGAATATGATAGAGAGTGGATGATTGTCAAGGACAATGGGGTGTGTCTTACGCAAAAACAAAATACGGAAATGTGTATGATTCTGCCTGCTATTGATTTAAAACACAGGCATCTTACATTAAATTTCAAAG gCTCTGCAATCTCAATACCTCTAGATGTTTCACTTAGTGATAAATACATAGAAAGATCTACTGCTCCATTTTGCCAGAGTAAAGTCTGCACAGACATTGTTAAAGGCTATGATTGTGGAGATGCAGTCGCCGACTGGATATCAAATGCTTTAGGTATCTCTTATTTACGATTGATAAGACAAGCAGATGATGATAAAAGAatccaaaagaaaaaaaatggcgaagaaaagagtCTGCTTTCGTTAAGCAATCAAGCCCAATTCCTCTTAATAAACAAAGCAACAGTTAAATGGTTGAAAAGCAAAATTAAAGATTCAATGTTTATGGATGATTTGAATTCTTTAACCGACAGATTTAGAGGAAATTTAGTTGTTGATACAGCACATGAGCTTATAGAGAGGGAGTGGCAGATGGTGGTTATTGGAAATCATAAATTCAAG GTAGAGGGCCCATGCTCGCGATGTCAGATGATATGCATAGACCAAAAAACTGGGGAAAAGACAGTTGAACCATTGAGGACTATCTCCGAAGAATTTGGCGGTAAAATGCGATTCGGCATATACTTGAGCTATCTAGGACCCGTGAATGGGTGCAAGGATTTTATTTTGCATACTAATTCTCAAGTGTTGCCTTATTTAAGCGATGATAATATTAGCAGATAA
- the LOC123867790 gene encoding migration and invasion enhancer 1, with product MSVENLHQKPKVEIEYCKVCDYGGHCLALAQTIKNISPEATIVCNKGRQGSFEVVVNDKLIYSKLQTMALPDYMEVAEVIQDVANGAEPREIKGQQPVNCALS from the exons ATGTCTGTTGAAAATTTACATCAGAAACCTAAAGTCGAGATCGAATATTG tAAAGTATGCGACTATGGAGGTCATTGTTTAGCACTAGCccaaacaattaaaaatattagcccTGAAGCCACAATTGTTTGTAATAAAGGTCGACAAG GTTCATTTGAAGTAGTAGTAAACGATAAACTTATTTATTCCAAACTACAAACAATGGCATTACCAGATTATATGGAAGTGGCAGAAGTAATTCAAGATGTGGCAAATGGTGCTGAGCCAAGGGAGATAAAAGGACAACAACCAGTCAACTGTGCTTTATCataa